In one window of Maribacter sp. BPC-D8 DNA:
- a CDS encoding ABC transporter permease — MNLEYFIAKRLIKGKEHKISISAPIIKIAIAAIAIGVIMMLVAIATGLGLKEKIREKITAFNGHVQIYNYDNNNSEVSVVPVSTEQEFYPDFNMVDGIVHIQAVATKAGIIRTEETFEGIIAKGVGKEYNWDPFDEFLIDGVLPDYSGELNSDVLISRIMANRLNLKLGDSFFTFFLRDDAADKIPNQRKFTITGIYDSGFEEIDGLYIFTDIRHIQRMNKWKDTEVGNFEIFLNSFDDIDQKANEIYGETVASLDTKTIKDKYYKIFEWIGLFDFNIALIIGIMIIVGGINMITALLVLILERTPMIGILKALGSTNWSIRKVFLYNATYLIAVGLFWGNLIGLGIIFIQEKFRIFKFPNPKEYYIEYIPVSIDLGTILLLNAGVLLLCLLMLLIPSYIITRITPVKAIRFE; from the coding sequence TTGAATCTAGAATATTTTATCGCCAAACGGCTTATAAAGGGTAAGGAGCATAAAATTAGTATATCTGCACCAATAATAAAAATAGCCATTGCAGCAATTGCAATAGGGGTGATTATGATGTTGGTGGCTATTGCTACAGGACTGGGATTAAAAGAGAAAATTCGTGAGAAAATAACTGCTTTCAACGGTCACGTTCAAATCTATAATTACGATAATAATAATTCTGAAGTTTCTGTCGTGCCCGTGAGTACGGAGCAAGAGTTTTATCCGGACTTCAATATGGTTGATGGCATTGTGCATATACAAGCTGTGGCGACTAAAGCAGGTATTATACGTACCGAAGAAACTTTTGAGGGTATTATCGCTAAAGGTGTCGGCAAAGAATATAATTGGGATCCGTTCGATGAGTTTTTGATTGACGGAGTTTTGCCTGATTATTCGGGAGAGTTGAATTCTGATGTGCTTATTTCGAGAATAATGGCAAATCGTTTGAACTTAAAATTGGGAGATTCTTTCTTTACCTTTTTTCTTCGGGATGATGCAGCCGATAAAATACCAAACCAACGAAAATTTACCATCACCGGAATCTACGATAGCGGATTTGAAGAAATTGACGGACTCTATATATTCACAGACATACGCCATATTCAGCGCATGAATAAATGGAAAGATACCGAAGTAGGTAACTTTGAAATCTTCTTGAACAGTTTTGATGATATTGATCAAAAAGCGAATGAGATTTATGGGGAAACGGTAGCCAGTTTAGACACCAAAACCATAAAAGATAAGTACTATAAAATATTTGAATGGATAGGCTTGTTCGATTTTAATATCGCCCTTATCATTGGGATCATGATTATCGTTGGTGGTATAAATATGATTACCGCATTGCTCGTTTTAATATTAGAACGTACGCCAATGATTGGTATTTTAAAGGCTTTGGGTAGTACAAATTGGAGTATTAGAAAGGTGTTTTTGTACAATGCGACCTACCTTATTGCAGTTGGCTTATTTTGGGGCAACCTTATTGGGCTTGGAATTATTTTTATACAAGAGAAGTTTCGCATTTTCAAATTCCCGAATCCGAAAGAATACTACATCGAGTACATACCTGTAAGTATAGATCTTGGGACAATTCTTCTTTTAAACGCGGGTGTATTGTTGTTGTGTTTATTGATGCTTTTGATCCCGTCGTATATTATTACGAGAATTACACCGGTAAAAGCTATTCGATTCGAGTAA
- a CDS encoding DUF1343 domain-containing protein has protein sequence MLFLSNFKSTVLLWFLVLATCGNETKEQAITSSTTDEPKIEQEVKEIIVAANRTEAYLPLLKGKKIAVVANQTSVIFKSGGHTHLVDSLLSLDVNIKHVFAPEHGFRGNFDAGEHVKNSTDVKTGLDLISLHGKNRKPSQEQLEGLDLVLFDIQDVGVRFYTYISTMQLVMEACAEKGIPVIVLDRPNPNGHYVDGPTMEATHTSFLGMTEIPLVYGMTIGEYANMINDELWLEGDKKADLTVIPLENWTHDMFYSLPIRPSPNLPNDTSITLYPSLGMFEGTNINAGRGTEFQFQRYGASFLDSKVYDFTYTPEPNFGSKYPKEEGKLCYGKDLSKTERMNEVTMDYIIDAYTNSVDKSKFFLTSGFTKHAGNDRLQKQIEAGATNAEIKTTWQADIEKFKKIRAKYLLY, from the coding sequence ATGTTATTTTTATCCAATTTCAAAAGTACAGTTTTATTATGGTTTTTGGTATTGGCTACCTGCGGAAACGAAACCAAAGAGCAAGCCATTACCTCATCAACAACCGATGAACCAAAAATAGAACAAGAAGTAAAAGAAATAATAGTTGCCGCTAACCGAACGGAAGCATATCTACCACTTTTAAAAGGAAAGAAAATAGCCGTTGTCGCCAACCAAACCAGTGTTATTTTCAAGTCTGGCGGACATACACATTTGGTAGATAGCCTACTTTCTTTGGATGTAAACATTAAGCACGTTTTTGCTCCAGAACATGGTTTCAGAGGCAATTTTGATGCAGGTGAGCATGTGAAAAATAGTACAGACGTAAAAACAGGATTAGACTTAATATCGCTTCACGGTAAAAACAGAAAACCAAGTCAGGAACAACTAGAGGGTTTAGATTTGGTGTTATTCGATATTCAAGATGTGGGCGTTCGTTTTTACACCTATATCTCAACCATGCAATTGGTGATGGAAGCTTGTGCCGAAAAAGGAATTCCTGTAATAGTTTTAGACAGACCAAACCCGAACGGACATTATGTAGACGGACCTACAATGGAAGCCACACACACTTCTTTTCTTGGGATGACTGAAATTCCGTTAGTATACGGAATGACCATTGGCGAATATGCCAATATGATCAATGATGAACTATGGTTAGAAGGTGATAAAAAAGCAGATTTGACTGTGATCCCTTTAGAAAACTGGACGCATGATATGTTTTACAGTCTACCAATTCGACCTTCGCCGAATTTACCGAATGACACTTCGATTACGCTATACCCAAGCTTGGGAATGTTCGAAGGTACCAACATCAATGCCGGTCGCGGAACGGAGTTTCAATTTCAACGTTACGGAGCTTCATTTTTAGATTCGAAAGTATATGATTTCACATATACACCTGAACCCAATTTTGGTTCAAAATACCCAAAAGAAGAAGGAAAATTGTGCTACGGAAAAGACCTATCAAAAACGGAGCGTATGAATGAGGTAACGATGGATTACATTATAGATGCCTATACCAATTCGGTCGACAAGAGTAAATTCTTTCTAACTAGCGGATTCACCAAACATGCAGGTAATGACAGACTGCAAAAGCAAATTGAAGCTGGAGCCACCAATGCCGAAATAAAAACGACTTGGCAAGCAGATATAGAAAAGTTTAAAAAGATTAGAGCGAAGTATCTACTTTACTAA
- a CDS encoding sterol desaturase family protein, producing MEQLIAYFESIPAAHRSLILVGGITFFWILEGIVPLFNGSYNKWKHSLPNFFFTLTTIVINFPLAFLLLKTSDWAVANDFGIINWLPEMPLWAYVFLGVALLDLIGAYTAHLVEHKVKPLWMVHLVHHTDHNVDTTTANRHHPLESIIRYIFTLVGVFVVGAPVGIIMLYQSLSVVLSQFNHANIKLPKGVDKALSYVLISPDMHKVHHHYVLPYTDSNYGNIFSWWDRLFGTYMHLDREKIIYGVDTFPDEVANGQISSLLKYPFVGYRKPTTDIAGEQPLVK from the coding sequence ATGGAACAACTTATAGCCTATTTCGAATCAATCCCTGCAGCTCACAGATCACTTATTTTAGTTGGTGGAATTACATTTTTTTGGATACTAGAAGGTATTGTGCCGCTATTTAATGGAAGCTATAATAAATGGAAGCATTCGCTGCCTAACTTCTTTTTTACACTTACTACGATAGTTATAAATTTTCCGCTGGCATTTTTATTATTAAAAACGTCTGATTGGGCGGTTGCCAATGATTTCGGAATCATTAATTGGTTACCAGAAATGCCTTTATGGGCGTATGTGTTTTTGGGTGTGGCGCTGTTAGATTTAATTGGGGCTTACACTGCTCATTTAGTTGAGCACAAAGTAAAACCATTGTGGATGGTACATTTGGTGCATCATACGGATCATAATGTAGATACGACTACTGCGAACAGACATCATCCGTTAGAAAGTATCATTCGCTATATATTTACTTTAGTAGGTGTTTTTGTGGTTGGTGCACCGGTAGGTATTATCATGCTGTACCAAAGTCTTTCTGTAGTATTATCTCAATTTAACCATGCCAATATTAAACTACCAAAGGGTGTAGATAAGGCTTTAAGTTATGTGCTCATTTCGCCAGATATGCATAAAGTACATCACCATTACGTGTTGCCATATACAGATAGTAATTACGGTAATATATTCTCATGGTGGGATCGTTTATTCGGTACCTATATGCATTTAGATAGAGAGAAAATTATCTACGGTGTAGACACCTTCCCCGATGAGGTTGCAAACGGACAAATTAGTTCGTTGTTGAAATATCCTTTTGTAGGGTATAGAAAACCAACGACTGATATCGCTGGTGAACAACCTTTAGTAAAGTAG
- a CDS encoding endonuclease/exonuclease/phosphatase family protein has protein sequence MKILTWNCNGALRRKFEHLLDYDADIIVVQECENPAETTHKAYNLFAENYLWSGDSKNKGIGVFAKNHIKLERLNWSNHFQDHPVKHFLPCSINGEFELLAVWNHSNKSPTFGFIGQLWKYLQINKSNLNKCLIIGDFNSNKIWDKWDRWWNHSNVVEELKEIGVESLYHKAFKEEQGEETQPTFYLQRNLEKSYHIDYIFGSQEFVKNVKTIEIGPVSYWLKISDHLPIICEF, from the coding sequence ATGAAAATTTTAACTTGGAATTGTAATGGTGCTTTAAGAAGGAAATTTGAGCATTTACTTGATTATGATGCAGATATCATTGTGGTTCAAGAATGTGAGAATCCTGCGGAGACTACTCATAAAGCGTATAATCTATTTGCAGAAAATTACCTTTGGTCAGGTGACAGTAAGAATAAAGGAATAGGAGTTTTTGCTAAAAACCATATTAAATTAGAGCGACTTAATTGGTCTAACCATTTTCAAGACCATCCAGTAAAACATTTTTTACCATGTTCTATTAATGGAGAATTTGAATTATTGGCTGTATGGAATCACAGCAATAAATCTCCCACTTTCGGTTTCATAGGTCAACTTTGGAAATATCTACAAATCAATAAATCGAACCTGAATAAATGTTTGATTATCGGCGATTTTAATAGCAATAAGATTTGGGATAAATGGGATAGATGGTGGAACCACTCGAATGTTGTTGAAGAACTAAAAGAAATCGGAGTAGAAAGTTTATATCATAAAGCATTTAAAGAAGAGCAGGGTGAAGAGACTCAACCCACTTTTTATCTTCAGAGAAATTTAGAAAAATCGTATCACATAGATTATATTTTCGGAAGTCAAGAATTTGTAAAGAACGTCAAAACAATCGAAATCGGACCAGTATCTTATTGGCTGAAAATCAGTGATCATCTACCCATAATCTGTGAGTTTTAG
- a CDS encoding tRNA-uridine aminocarboxypropyltransferase, which yields MQVEINNPRVKCYKCMRPSSTCICKHISTVETKTRFIILMHPKEYKKEKNGTGCMTNLQLENSEIIVGVDFSNNERVNEILKNEEIDSFLLYPGKDSFNLSQRNGSEMEAFLGKNPHLFILDGTWPCARKMLKLSTNLQKLNRVSFDNSIASKFIIKQQPEALCLSTIESVYTVLNLLKKGGVEQCDTSDFLVPFEKMIEHQLDYILNPDNKNYNSTAHREIGPKTMYKNNKERNVVFEL from the coding sequence TTGCAAGTCGAAATAAATAATCCAAGAGTAAAATGTTACAAATGTATGCGGCCATCGAGTACCTGTATTTGTAAACACATTAGTACTGTCGAGACCAAAACACGTTTCATTATTCTCATGCACCCAAAAGAGTATAAAAAAGAAAAAAATGGAACTGGGTGCATGACGAATCTTCAGCTTGAAAATTCAGAAATTATAGTTGGTGTTGATTTTAGTAATAATGAGCGTGTAAATGAAATATTAAAGAATGAAGAAATTGATTCATTCTTACTCTACCCTGGTAAAGACAGTTTTAACCTATCTCAGAGAAATGGTTCAGAAATGGAGGCTTTTCTGGGTAAAAATCCTCACCTCTTCATTCTCGATGGTACATGGCCTTGTGCCCGTAAAATGCTCAAGCTAAGTACGAACTTGCAAAAATTGAATAGAGTAAGTTTTGATAATAGTATAGCATCTAAATTCATTATTAAGCAACAGCCCGAAGCGCTTTGTCTTAGTACTATCGAGTCAGTTTATACAGTCTTAAATTTATTGAAGAAAGGTGGAGTAGAACAATGCGATACGTCGGACTTCCTAGTCCCGTTCGAAAAAATGATCGAACATCAACTCGACTATATTCTAAATCCGGATAATAAAAACTATAACTCAACTGCGCACAGAGAGATTGGTCCGAAGACGATGTATAAGAATAACAAGGAAAGAAACGTTGTTTTTGAGTTGTAA
- a CDS encoding DUF3144 domain-containing protein, whose product MSKIDEKFYDRADEHINLSNSQVKGNVNVGEVSASMMFGLSRFNAFMSAIGCKNAIELENAKEKNIKYFTIQYEKMLRENVQDYIDNFEKYMK is encoded by the coding sequence ATGAGTAAAATTGACGAGAAATTTTATGATAGAGCTGATGAACATATAAATCTATCAAATAGTCAGGTGAAAGGCAATGTTAATGTGGGTGAAGTAAGTGCTTCAATGATGTTTGGTCTGTCTAGATTTAACGCATTTATGAGTGCAATTGGATGCAAAAACGCCATAGAGCTGGAAAATGCTAAAGAAAAAAATATTAAATATTTTACTATTCAATATGAAAAAATGTTGAGAGAAAACGTGCAAGATTATATCGATAATTTTGAAAAATATATGAAATAA
- a CDS encoding YkgJ family cysteine cluster protein: MEEVLRELPQKAKEKHNENKKFFVKLRKKPPKNLDYIMQELHEAEFERTDCLTCANCCKTTGPLFTNADVERIAKSFRMKPQKFIETYLRVDEENDFVLQETPCTFLGADNYCSIYDVRPKACREFPHTDRKKFQQISNLTLKNVAICPAAYNIVEEMKKLIK, from the coding sequence ATGGAAGAGGTTTTACGAGAATTGCCGCAAAAGGCAAAAGAAAAACATAACGAGAATAAAAAGTTCTTTGTCAAGCTACGAAAGAAGCCGCCAAAGAATCTGGACTATATCATGCAAGAACTTCATGAGGCAGAATTTGAACGTACCGATTGCCTTACCTGCGCCAATTGTTGTAAAACTACCGGACCGCTTTTTACCAATGCAGATGTGGAGCGTATTGCAAAGTCGTTTCGAATGAAGCCACAAAAATTCATTGAAACCTATTTACGGGTAGATGAAGAAAATGATTTTGTGCTTCAAGAAACACCATGTACTTTTTTAGGAGCGGATAACTACTGTTCTATCTATGATGTACGCCCAAAGGCATGTCGCGAGTTTCCGCATACAGACAGAAAGAAGTTTCAGCAAATAAGTAACCTTACCCTTAAAAATGTAGCTATTTGCCCAGCTGCTTATAATATAGTGGAAGAGATGAAGAAGTTGATTAAGTAA
- a CDS encoding class I SAM-dependent methyltransferase, which translates to MNKDILGTALLDYQNGNYSEDITTYSSLLEDDVLPLPYMFRGFKDMPELEQKGLQLCKGNVLDVGCGAGSHGLYLQEKGISVTALDASKGAIEVSKLRGLKNTAHSELLKYEGEQFDTILILMNGVGLAGTLAGLEPFFSKLKSLLKEGGQILLDSSDIIYMFEDDEDGGYWIPDNVNYYGEVSFEMEYKKEKSASFPWLYVDYNTLQRAANYSNLTCELVMEGEHYDYLARLTHMK; encoded by the coding sequence TTGAACAAGGACATTTTAGGTACGGCACTTTTAGATTATCAGAACGGAAACTATTCTGAAGATATTACCACATATTCATCGCTACTCGAAGATGATGTTTTACCCCTACCCTATATGTTCAGGGGTTTTAAAGATATGCCCGAGCTAGAGCAAAAAGGTTTACAATTATGTAAAGGCAACGTGCTTGATGTTGGCTGTGGTGCAGGTAGCCATGGTCTGTATTTACAAGAAAAAGGTATTTCTGTCACTGCTCTAGATGCTTCTAAAGGCGCAATTGAAGTCAGTAAATTACGCGGACTCAAAAACACTGCACACTCCGAACTTCTAAAATACGAAGGTGAGCAATTCGATACCATTCTAATTTTAATGAACGGCGTTGGCTTGGCAGGAACACTTGCCGGATTGGAACCGTTTTTCTCCAAATTAAAATCGCTTTTAAAAGAGGGCGGACAAATTCTGTTAGATTCCAGCGATATTATTTACATGTTCGAAGATGACGAAGATGGTGGATACTGGATACCTGATAACGTTAATTATTATGGTGAAGTAAGCTTTGAAATGGAATATAAAAAGGAAAAGAGTGCATCTTTCCCCTGGTTATATGTAGACTACAACACCTTACAAAGAGCAGCAAATTATAGTAATTTAACATGTGAGCTTGTAATGGAAGGGGAACATTACGACTATTTAGCAAGATTGACACATATGAAGTAA
- a CDS encoding 7-carboxy-7-deazaguanine synthase QueE, protein MKNEEVLEKVNKGAYLPLMEEFYTIQGEGFHKGTAAYFIRVGGCDVGCHWCDVKESWNAETHPPTAIEQIVDNAAKYSDTIVITGGEPLMWDMNPITKALKDKGLKTHIETSGAYTLSGDWDWICLSPKKNKLPEGRIYDEAHELKVIVYNKHDLIFAEEQAAKTNANCILYLQPEWSVSDKVVPMIVDYVMKNPKWKVSLQTHKYLNIP, encoded by the coding sequence ATGAAAAATGAGGAGGTACTTGAGAAAGTGAATAAAGGGGCGTATTTACCCTTAATGGAAGAGTTTTATACCATACAGGGTGAAGGCTTTCATAAAGGAACTGCAGCTTACTTTATTCGTGTTGGCGGGTGTGATGTTGGTTGCCATTGGTGTGATGTAAAAGAGAGCTGGAATGCAGAAACGCATCCGCCTACTGCCATTGAGCAAATTGTTGATAATGCCGCTAAGTATTCTGATACTATTGTTATTACAGGCGGTGAACCATTAATGTGGGATATGAACCCAATTACAAAAGCATTAAAGGATAAAGGTCTAAAAACACATATTGAAACTTCTGGTGCCTATACGCTTTCTGGCGATTGGGATTGGATATGTCTTTCACCAAAGAAAAATAAATTACCTGAAGGTCGTATCTACGACGAAGCTCATGAGCTTAAGGTGATTGTTTATAACAAGCACGATTTAATTTTTGCTGAAGAGCAAGCTGCGAAAACCAACGCCAATTGCATTTTATACTTGCAACCAGAATGGAGTGTAAGTGATAAGGTTGTGCCTATGATTGTTGACTATGTAATGAAAAATCCGAAATGGAAAGTATCATTGCAAACGCACAAGTATTTGAATATTCCTTAA
- a CDS encoding helicase HerA-like domain-containing protein gives MAGTEDFFEHIEKGYATKGDYINMGAAMLNGEAVTNAFVKIPLKTLNRHGLIAGATGTGKTKTLQVLAENLSEKGIPVMLMDLKGDLSGLAQPSPGHAKIDERHAKIGFPFEASSFPVEILSLSEQDGVKLRATVSEFGPVLLSRILDLSETQSGIVAVVFKYCDDQKMPLLDLKDFKKVLQYATGAGKAEFAKEYGRISTSSTGTILRKIIELEQQGAELFFGEKSFDVNDLTRIDEQGRGYINILRLTDIQDRPKLFSTFMLSLLAEIYDTFPEQGDSDKPELILFIDEAHLIFKEASKALLDQIESIVKLIRSKGIGLYFVTQNPTDVPNDVLSQLGLKVQHALRAFTARDRKAIKLTAENYPESEFYDTKEVLTSLGIGEALISALDEKGRPTPLAATLLRAPMSRMDVLTDKELKEVNDRSSLVKKYGEVIDRESAYEMLNEKIEIAEKLAKKEKDKPAAKKTSSRASTRQNPIIKVLTSATFIRGVLGVLKKVMR, from the coding sequence ATGGCCGGTACCGAAGATTTTTTTGAGCATATAGAAAAGGGATATGCTACGAAAGGCGATTACATTAATATGGGCGCAGCTATGCTTAATGGTGAAGCTGTTACTAATGCATTCGTAAAAATTCCGTTAAAAACTTTAAACAGGCACGGGCTTATTGCAGGTGCTACGGGTACTGGTAAAACAAAAACATTGCAAGTGCTTGCAGAGAATTTATCTGAAAAAGGTATTCCTGTAATGTTGATGGATTTAAAAGGAGATTTAAGCGGATTGGCACAACCTAGTCCTGGTCACGCTAAAATTGATGAACGCCACGCCAAAATTGGTTTCCCTTTTGAAGCAAGTAGTTTTCCTGTAGAAATACTTTCGTTATCTGAACAAGATGGTGTAAAGTTGAGAGCCACCGTTTCTGAATTCGGACCAGTATTATTATCACGTATACTTGACCTCTCTGAAACGCAATCGGGTATTGTTGCCGTAGTATTCAAATACTGCGATGACCAAAAAATGCCATTGCTAGATTTAAAAGATTTCAAAAAAGTATTGCAATATGCAACAGGAGCCGGCAAGGCAGAATTTGCAAAAGAATACGGTCGCATTTCTACAAGTTCTACCGGTACCATTCTTAGAAAAATTATTGAGTTAGAGCAACAAGGTGCCGAATTATTTTTCGGCGAAAAGTCTTTCGATGTAAATGACCTTACCCGTATCGATGAACAAGGCAGAGGCTATATCAACATTTTACGCCTAACAGATATTCAAGACAGACCTAAGTTATTCTCTACATTTATGTTGAGTTTATTGGCAGAAATATATGACACCTTCCCAGAACAGGGCGATAGTGATAAACCAGAATTGATTCTTTTTATAGACGAAGCCCACCTTATTTTTAAGGAAGCTTCAAAAGCATTATTAGATCAAATAGAAAGTATTGTTAAACTGATACGTTCAAAAGGTATTGGTTTGTATTTTGTAACCCAAAACCCAACAGATGTACCAAATGATGTATTGTCGCAATTAGGGTTAAAAGTGCAACATGCATTAAGGGCATTTACCGCTAGAGATAGAAAAGCAATTAAATTGACGGCAGAAAACTACCCAGAATCTGAGTTTTACGATACCAAAGAAGTACTTACCTCATTGGGTATTGGTGAAGCTTTGATATCTGCATTAGATGAAAAAGGTAGACCTACGCCGCTTGCAGCTACATTACTGCGTGCACCAATGAGCCGTATGGATGTCTTGACCGATAAAGAATTAAAAGAAGTAAATGACAGATCTTCACTAGTTAAAAAATATGGAGAGGTTATCGATCGAGAAAGTGCTTATGAAATGCTAAATGAGAAGATTGAAATAGCTGAAAAATTAGCAAAAAAAGAAAAAGACAAACCAGCTGCAAAAAAGACATCTAGCAGAGCTAGCACAAGGCAAAACCCAATTATTAAAGTATTGACGAGTGCTACCTTTATTAGAGGTGTACTTGGAGTATTAAAAAAAGTGATGAGATAG
- a CDS encoding alpha/beta fold hydrolase, translated as MPVFLQKLIPKLIGFYFNILVWFSPKKAAYKAFLVFTKVRKGRVLPNQKAFLDQAKLEVLSLDKNEIQVYNWPGNKATVLLVHGWESNTWRWHKLIKTLQQADFNIIAFDAPAHGYSSGHMLHVPLYAETVQKVLTKYRPTVVIGHSMGGMSVLYNESLHPNETIEKIVTIGSPSEFHEILTHYKNLLGFNGKVLKALKNLVYNKFQFTVAEFSSSKFVQSNTKKGLLFHDKFDMIAPYHASVDVHKYWKGSELVTTEGLGHSMHQDGVNDKIVEFLNQE; from the coding sequence GTGCCAGTATTCCTTCAAAAGCTTATACCTAAATTAATCGGATTCTACTTTAATATCCTTGTATGGTTTTCTCCAAAGAAAGCCGCTTACAAGGCTTTTTTAGTATTTACAAAAGTTAGAAAAGGTCGCGTTCTACCAAATCAAAAAGCATTTTTAGACCAAGCCAAACTAGAGGTGTTATCATTAGATAAAAATGAAATTCAAGTATACAATTGGCCTGGGAACAAAGCAACTGTTTTACTTGTTCACGGTTGGGAAAGTAATACCTGGCGTTGGCATAAACTTATAAAAACATTACAGCAGGCAGATTTCAATATTATTGCTTTTGATGCGCCTGCACACGGGTATTCCTCAGGTCATATGCTACATGTACCGCTTTATGCAGAAACCGTACAGAAGGTATTAACCAAATACCGACCAACTGTTGTTATAGGGCATTCAATGGGCGGTATGTCTGTGTTATACAATGAATCGCTACACCCTAACGAAACCATTGAAAAAATAGTTACCATAGGTTCGCCATCAGAGTTTCATGAAATTCTTACGCACTATAAAAACTTGCTAGGTTTCAATGGCAAGGTTTTAAAAGCACTAAAAAACTTAGTGTACAACAAATTTCAATTTACGGTAGCCGAATTTTCAAGTTCTAAGTTTGTTCAGAGCAACACGAAAAAAGGATTGCTCTTTCACGACAAGTTTGATATGATAGCGCCCTACCATGCCTCGGTTGATGTACATAAATATTGGAAGGGAAGTGAATTGGTAACCACAGAAGGCTTAGGGCATTCTATGCACCAAGATGGCGTGAATGATAAAATAGTGGAATTTTTAAATCAGGAATAA
- a CDS encoding VOC family protein — protein sequence MQNVTPFHIAIPVHNLAECRTFYRDILNCEEGRSSDHWVDFNLFGHQMVIHYKPKSETETVHHNPVDGHDVPVPHYGVVLPWDTFQSFSEDLKSKGVKFAIEPYVRFEGKVGEQATMFFYDPAGNALEFKAFKDMGQLFAK from the coding sequence ATGCAAAATGTAACACCTTTCCATATTGCCATTCCCGTTCACAACTTAGCGGAATGCAGAACTTTTTACAGAGATATTTTAAACTGTGAAGAAGGTCGTAGTAGTGACCACTGGGTAGATTTCAATTTATTCGGACATCAAATGGTGATACATTACAAACCTAAGTCGGAGACTGAAACCGTTCATCATAATCCCGTAGATGGTCATGATGTACCAGTACCACATTATGGAGTAGTCTTACCTTGGGATACTTTTCAAAGTTTCTCTGAAGATTTAAAATCAAAAGGTGTCAAATTCGCTATTGAACCCTATGTTCGTTTTGAAGGTAAAGTTGGTGAACAAGCTACTATGTTTTTCTATGACCCAGCCGGCAATGCTTTAGAGTTTAAAGCTTTTAAAGATATGGGGCAGTTGTTTGCGAAGTAA